The region AGGATCTTCTTGGTGGCGTGCAGCGTGATGGTGTTGCACAGCCCCCTGGCCGCGTGGCCGGCGCACTCCTTATATACCAGCGCCAGCACTGCGGGCTCCACTAGGTGGAAGGGCAACTCTTCGCAGCTTACTGCTTCGTAGAGGCTGCAGAAGTTTACtagcagctcctccttgtaCCCGTCCACTTGTTCCTCAAACCCACTTCTCTCTCCGGCCTGACTCTCACTACTGTCGACCACAATTTCAATTCCGTTAACATCGTCTCCGTCTTCGTTGCCATCAATGGCGCTCATTCGCCAATTACTTCCAAGGTTGAAGCAGTGCTTATACATTACACCCACTATTTTATGGATAACAGTTTGCATTTTAGCCAGCGTCCCTTTGTTGTACTCGTACATTCCCTTCAGCACTTTGACCATTTGCGCCACAATGCTCAGGTCACTCGTCACCGACGTGTTTTTTACTATCGACTTGAACAGGTCTATCGTCCCCTTGCAcagcttatttattctcGGGTGGTTCGCTCCGTAGATGCCCAACGCGTTGTGCTCAATGAAGACCTCCAGGTACTCGCACAGCCCGGTGACCATGATCTTCAGCGCCCACTCACTGTACGCTTTCACTGTGGTGACAGCTGCTCTGTCGATACAGGAACTTGGTGTGCCTTCGTTGGCCTTCTTAAGGCCGTTGTCACTGGCTTCAGTGTCAACTGTGGCGCCTGCTTTACAGTAACTGGCGGTGCTGCAGGTCCTACTACCACGGCCAATACGCTTCACAATGTTCTTTATCGTCTTCATGATGTAGTTGACGTAGTCGAAATCGATGTGGTTTGTTGAGATCGTCAGCGCCCTTATGTAGTCCCTTCTAATGCTCGTGAAGTTTGCGTCCATGCCCAGGAGCAAATACAGCGAGAGGTCTGGCCCGTAGTCCACGTCCACTGACATCGTGTTCATCTCCGAGATCTGCGACCTGGTCGCTATTATTGCGTTGACGAGGTCAAATATTTGATAGTAGTACTGGTTCAGGTTACTCTTGAGCGCGTTCAACTTTTCTATGATTCTCTTTATGCAGCACGGCCCCAGCGGCGTCGCCGTCAGTATCTTCAGCAGAACCACGAAGTCGTAGTCGTACACCTTACTCTCCTTTTCTGCAGTCGCTCCCTCCAGGACGGAGCTTCGTGCACTCTCCCCCTTGTTAATTTCTGAGCCGTATATGATGTTATTCGTCAACTTGTGGAGACTATTCAAATACTTAACTGCCGagtccaggtccttcaaATATTTTGAGCCTATCGTCAGGATCCCCAAGTCcaaattttttatgaaTGACCTGTATGTCGTaaagttatttttgtatagAAGCTTTTCTATCACCTTAGTCAAGACTGCGTTTCCGTGTTTTTCTGGCACCAGTGATAAACACTTCAGTGCCAGCTTTCTCTGTTCTAGTGGCCCTGAAATTGCCAATTTTGTCAACTCTTCCATTTTAAAGTGAATTAGGAACGAGTTATCTGATGTGCTCAGCAGTTTAACCAACACTCTTAGTCTGTTTTCCATTCCTATGTCAAAGTCCTCTCCTTCTACCATCCACACTTGTGCCAGCAGGCAGGCTGTTTCGTCCAGAATGTACAACGACTTATTACTCAGTTTCAGTGCGTTAAGTCCGAACTCCCTCACCTTCTTCgcatcttcttccttcagCATCTTCTTCGACAGTGCAACTTGTAGGATCCTCAGGTTCCAGTACACGTGCTGGTAGTGTGACTGTGTGTGTGAAATGTACGTTATTACTGAGCTCCTCGACAGTATTGAGTTTCTTATGTATGACTCCACTAGGTCACTTTTATATCCGCATCTCAGCGCCTGGATCAACAGCTGGTAGCACAGCTGAATTAGGTTTGGAGAGTTCCCGACTTCCGTGGTCCAAATACAAACATTTACCAATAACTCCAGCTCATCTCCTTggtttttataaaagagCCTGCTTCCGTGGACTATTTTGCTCACAATCTCTGGACATATGTCAAATTTGTGTATGGAATCCAGGCTAAGTTCTATGTTACTGTTGTTGCaatcctttttattatttttcaaaaaaatcaaaatcaAAAGGCAAAACTCGAGTAGGTTCCTTTGTTCGTACGAAACATTTGCGTTTTGAAGGAATTTTTTGAGTGGTTccaaatacacaaatgCTTCATCCTCCAAAAGTGAACTATGGGACCCGTATCTGAACAGATTCTGCAACCTATCCCTTAAATCGGAATTAAATTTGCTTAAATAGAAGTTCGATTCCTCAGTTTTGCGGGGTGGGTCCGACAAACTCTGATTTTTTAGTGAATCGCAGTACACATGTTCTAAGTCTGTGTTTATGATCTGATTAGGCTCCTTTGGTGTAGAAGGCTTATTAATATAGGTATTTACACTTACCTGGGAGACTATAGTATCAGTAGGcattgaaaaaaaataaagtttgTGTTTTCTGCATGGTGTATACCCTAGAATCACGACTAATATGATAGTGGCAAAAACTTACCAAAATTCCCTAGTTCATTCTAATTTTTGcatttatcaattatacTATTATATTCTAACTATTTACCCACTAATAATTCTATGAGCCCCTGGAATCCGAGAATGTCAtccttacacattatttaacacactgtCTATGTTTCCATACTCACCATTCATCGTAGGTAACCAGTAAATTCATAGATATTAACAGCCTTAACTAGTACCACACTTTAACAAAAAAGGCCCTCCTCAGGGTACTAGTAGTACCAGTGATTAAACACACCATTAATGACAgaaatatattaaagtTCATTATTGAAGCTATGTTACAAATCCACCGAATGTCCACACTTCCATGTGCTTTATTTCAAAGTGCCTGTCCACCGACAGGGGTTCGTTGTCGAACGTTTCGCTGTGGCCCGTTGTGCCCACCTTGAAGGCCTTGCCTATCGTTATGGCCGCGTTGTCGCCGCCTCCTATTATCACCGAGTGGTCGCTCGAGTATATGTAGCACCGGTTTTTCCCCTGAGACTTGAATATCTTCAGGTCGCCGGCCTCGAATTTGAACACGAAGGTCTCCCCTGAGCCGTAGAAGCGCAGGTTGTACCTGATTTGCGGCGTGAACGCTCCGAAGACGCCTCCCTTCAGGTCTTCGATGACTATTATGCAGTTTTCCTTGTTTTCGAGATTCCTGTAGAAGGTGTGGTAGCTGACTCCGTCGTGGTCCGTTTCAAAGCTCAGGACCCACTCTCTGATCGCCAGGCTCGCCGGGAAGTTTGAGGCCAGCTTCCTCACCATGTCGAAATCCAGAATCTTGCTCCTGTCCCCTACCATCTTGCAGTGGTCCAGGCTCACGTACCGCTCGCTCGggtcctccagctcctcgacCGTGTCGCTCAGCGTGTTCCAGCTGTCGATGAGGCTGTTGCTCGAGAAGGGAATTCGCATGATCTTGGACCGGTCTGAGGAGGGCTCCGAGCTGTTGCACTGGTCGATGAGCGACATGAGCTTGTTCGTGCAGGCGTACGCCAGCTCCTTGCTGAAGAA is a window of Theileria orientalis strain Shintoku DNA, chromosome 2, complete genome DNA encoding:
- a CDS encoding uncharacterized protein (TLDc domain containing protein); protein product: MSFFDDKFRLKPGAIKEAVLSTYQLDLSESSATNAETPKLASYPSNEAIVFREKCQYCIISRSILGVLTLTRESLTFEPDLRDANVDERGPGYYQIHVDMENILECGCIGAPSHELVGLEDMRCNGFLQVVVKQYSDSFESQHELNSSFESMASDSTHYERNRRSLLSNLTRLGSTITSVFSGSGKPRSPVFPRRELTHVSILFGFFSKELAYACTNKLMSLIDQCNSSEPSSDRSKIMRIPFSSNSLIDSWNTLSDTVEELEDPSERYVSLDHCKMVGDRSKILDFDMVRKLASNFPASLAIREWVLSFETDHDGVSYHTFYRNLENKENCIIVIEDLKGGVFGAFTPQIRYNLRFYGSGETFVFKFEAGDLKIFKSQGKNRCYIYSSDHSVIIGGGDNAAITIGKAFKVGTTGHSETFDNEPLSVDRHFEIKHMEVWTFGGFVT